From one Physeter macrocephalus isolate SW-GA chromosome 18, ASM283717v5, whole genome shotgun sequence genomic stretch:
- the LOC102979350 gene encoding transmembrane protein 14C has translation MQKDSGPLVPLHWIGFGYAALVASGGIIGYARAGSVPSLAAGLLFGGLAGLGAYQLSQDPRNIWVFLVTSGTLAAIMGMRFYHSGKFMPAGLIAGASLLMVAKLGISALGKPHQ, from the exons ATGCAGAAGGACTCTGGCCCACT AGTGCCTTTACATTGGATCGGCTTTGGCTATGCAGCACTGGTTGCTTCCGGCGGGATCATTGGCTATGCAAGAGCAG GCAGTGTCCCGTCCCTGGCTGCCGGGCTCCTCTTCGGTGGATTAGCAGGCCTCGGTGCCTATCAGCTGTCTCAGGATCCAAGGAACATTTGGGTTTTCTTAG TTACATCTGGAACCTTGGCTGCCATTATGGGAATGAGATTCTACCACTCTGGAAAATTTATGCCTGCAGGCTTAATTGCAGGAGCCAG TTTGCTGATGGTCGCCAAACTTGGAATTAGTGCGTTGGGTAAACCCCATCAGTAG